A genomic window from Candidatus Denitrolinea symbiosum includes:
- a CDS encoding heme ABC exporter ATP-binding protein CcmA has translation MIEVNKLVKRFGMKTVLRGMDFRVERGEFVALLGPNGAGKTTFLRILSSLARPSLGEVKIAGYRLPREAAQVRARLGVVSHLPLLYGDLTAQENLEFYARMYGVSNRRQRIAEVLDLVGLASRRHDLVRAFSRGMQQRLAIGRAVLHNPEALLLDEPYTGLDQDASSMLDETLKSVAAQGRTVVMTSHDLARAEDLATRFDILSRGVIAASAARESLGNSNLLTFYKQALAA, from the coding sequence ATGATCGAAGTCAACAAACTGGTGAAACGTTTCGGCATGAAGACCGTCCTGCGCGGGATGGACTTCCGCGTGGAACGCGGAGAGTTCGTGGCGCTGCTCGGTCCCAACGGCGCGGGCAAGACCACCTTCCTGCGCATCCTGTCTTCGCTGGCGCGGCCCTCGCTGGGAGAAGTGAAGATCGCCGGTTACAGGCTGCCGCGCGAAGCCGCGCAGGTTCGGGCGCGCCTCGGCGTCGTCTCGCACCTGCCGCTGCTCTACGGCGACCTGACCGCCCAGGAAAATCTCGAATTCTACGCGCGCATGTACGGCGTCTCCAACCGCCGCCAGCGGATCGCCGAAGTCCTCGACCTGGTGGGACTCGCATCCCGCCGCCACGACCTCGTCCGCGCCTTCTCGCGCGGGATGCAGCAGCGACTCGCCATCGGGCGCGCCGTGCTTCACAACCCCGAAGCGCTGCTGCTCGACGAACCCTACACCGGCCTCGACCAGGACGCCTCGTCCATGCTCGACGAGACGCTGAAATCCGTCGCCGCGCAGGGACGCACCGTGGTGATGACCTCCCACGACCTCGCCCGCGCCGAAGACCTCGCCACCCGCTTCGACATCCTCTCGCGCGGCGTCATCGCCGCGAGCGCGGCGCGCGAATCGCTGGGCAACAGCAACCTGCTCACATTCTACAAACAGGCATTAGCCGCATAA
- a CDS encoding cytochrome C biogenesis protein, whose product MFAEFGYGILVVTFLLSLYSVGAAVFGYYSKSSSLIESARRAMLLIFPLLTVAALTLISLLMRGDFNVQFVYEVTSRSMPTYLKITAWWGGQAGSLLFWSWLMSAFASLVTLRKWDRDREFLPWVIAVTSFTLAFFIMLNVFFENPFARLYQTLDGNIAAHTFAPAAATPVVPQDGRGLNPLLRHPGMISHPPLLYLGFVSFVIPYAFAMAALITGRADDRWTRITRRWTLWAWLFLSFGLVIGGRWAYDVLGWGGYWGWDPVEISAFMPWLTGTAFLHSVMIQEKRGMLKQWNMILIILTYDLVIFGTFLTRSGVLSSVHAFAQSAIGPAFFAFIGVTFFTSIALLIHRWDDLRAEAEMKSMLSREALFLLNNLLFMSVLVVCFWGVIFPLISELATGQKVTVGPPFYERANAPIFAALMLLMGIAPLSAWGNSTLKTLGRALWKPALAALVITAAIFAFYTRNVIALIGFFLVALVILVTLYEFWRGTRARQRAQGENFFAALARLTGRNRRRYGGYIIHISMMLMAVGILGIEIFQAETQGALQTGQALELQGYKMVYKDIAQWDDASTGVNHTRAVVEIYKGNRAVAELYPRTDYFYEAQQNMTIPGLRSTMDDDVYVILVDWEPASAFGATFKLYVNPLVNWLWLGSLMFFFGIVIAAWPDREPETASVRERRSARQTSAAD is encoded by the coding sequence ATGTTCGCTGAATTTGGTTACGGAATTTTAGTGGTGACCTTTTTGCTGTCGCTCTACAGCGTGGGCGCGGCCGTGTTCGGCTATTACAGCAAATCTTCATCCCTGATCGAATCGGCCCGCCGCGCGATGCTGTTGATCTTCCCCCTGCTCACCGTCGCGGCGCTGACCTTGATCTCGCTGCTCATGCGGGGCGACTTCAACGTCCAGTTCGTCTACGAAGTGACCAGCCGCTCCATGCCCACCTACCTTAAGATCACCGCCTGGTGGGGCGGACAGGCCGGCTCGCTCCTGTTCTGGTCCTGGCTGATGTCGGCTTTCGCCTCGCTGGTCACCCTCCGCAAATGGGACCGCGACCGCGAATTCCTGCCGTGGGTGATCGCGGTGACAAGCTTCACGCTGGCCTTCTTCATCATGCTCAACGTCTTCTTCGAGAATCCGTTCGCGCGCCTCTATCAAACGCTGGACGGAAACATCGCCGCCCACACCTTCGCGCCTGCCGCGGCGACTCCCGTCGTCCCGCAGGATGGACGCGGCCTCAACCCGCTTCTGCGTCACCCGGGCATGATCTCCCATCCGCCCCTGCTGTACCTCGGCTTCGTCTCCTTCGTGATCCCCTACGCCTTCGCCATGGCCGCGCTCATCACCGGCCGCGCCGACGACCGCTGGACCCGCATCACCCGCCGCTGGACGCTGTGGGCCTGGCTGTTCCTCTCCTTCGGCCTCGTCATCGGCGGACGCTGGGCCTACGACGTGCTGGGCTGGGGCGGTTACTGGGGCTGGGACCCGGTGGAGATCTCGGCCTTCATGCCCTGGCTGACCGGCACCGCCTTCCTGCACTCCGTCATGATCCAGGAAAAGCGCGGAATGCTCAAGCAGTGGAACATGATCCTGATCATCCTGACCTACGACCTGGTCATCTTCGGCACCTTCCTGACCCGCTCCGGCGTACTGTCCTCCGTCCATGCCTTCGCCCAAAGCGCCATCGGACCGGCTTTCTTTGCCTTTATCGGCGTCACCTTCTTCACATCCATCGCCCTGCTCATCCATCGCTGGGACGACCTGCGCGCCGAAGCGGAGATGAAGTCCATGCTCTCGCGCGAAGCGCTCTTCCTGCTCAACAACCTGCTCTTTATGAGCGTGCTGGTGGTCTGCTTCTGGGGCGTCATCTTCCCGCTCATTTCGGAACTAGCCACCGGCCAGAAAGTGACCGTCGGCCCGCCGTTCTACGAGCGCGCCAACGCCCCCATCTTCGCCGCGCTGATGCTGTTGATGGGCATCGCGCCGCTTTCGGCCTGGGGCAACTCCACCTTGAAGACCCTCGGACGCGCCCTCTGGAAACCCGCGCTCGCCGCGCTGGTCATCACCGCCGCCATCTTCGCGTTCTACACCCGCAACGTCATCGCGCTGATCGGGTTCTTCCTCGTCGCGCTCGTCATCCTCGTCACGCTCTACGAATTCTGGCGCGGGACGCGCGCCCGCCAGAGGGCGCAGGGCGAGAACTTCTTCGCCGCGCTGGCGCGTCTCACCGGGCGCAACCGCCGCCGCTATGGCGGTTACATCATCCACATCAGCATGATGCTGATGGCCGTCGGTATCCTCGGGATCGAGATCTTCCAGGCCGAGACTCAGGGCGCGCTCCAGACCGGGCAGGCGCTGGAACTGCAAGGCTATAAAATGGTCTACAAAGACATCGCCCAATGGGACGACGCCTCCACCGGCGTCAACCACACCCGCGCCGTCGTGGAGATCTACAAAGGCAACCGGGCAGTGGCGGAACTCTATCCCCGCACCGATTACTTCTACGAAGCCCAGCAAAATATGACCATCCCCGGCCTGCGCTCCACCATGGACGACGACGTGTACGTCATCCTCGTGGACTGGGAACCGGCCTCGGCCTTCGGCGCGACCTTCAAACTCTACGTCAACCCGCTGGTGAACTGGCTGTGGCTCGGCTCGCTCATGTTCTTCTTCGGCATCGTCATCGCGGCCTGGCCCGACCGGGAGCCCGAAACCGCCAGCGTTCGCGAACGACGTTCCGCGCGCCAGACCAGCGCGGCGGACTGA
- a CDS encoding DNA-binding transcriptional repressor PuuR, giving the protein MQKEAPSINVGDRLRELREERKFTMRGLATKSGLSANALSMIERNKTSPSVSTLYKLADALNVGIAAFFGEAQNRQQAVFMKADERPRVSFTRGLWEDLGGANFAGRVQPFLLTLESGGGSGPAPMLHSGHEFVYCLRGRLEYQLEKEIFLLEPGDSLLFAAKLRHRWRNPGNTVVNALILLSDFSETERGLDVHQTSAEE; this is encoded by the coding sequence ATGCAAAAAGAAGCGCCCTCCATTAATGTCGGAGACCGACTGCGCGAATTGCGCGAAGAACGCAAGTTTACGATGCGCGGCCTGGCAACCAAAAGCGGTCTCTCGGCCAACGCCCTGAGCATGATCGAGCGGAACAAAACCAGCCCTTCGGTCAGCACGCTTTACAAACTGGCCGACGCGCTGAACGTGGGCATCGCGGCCTTCTTCGGCGAGGCGCAGAACCGCCAGCAGGCGGTTTTTATGAAAGCGGATGAACGTCCGCGCGTATCGTTCACGCGCGGATTGTGGGAAGACCTGGGCGGCGCGAACTTCGCCGGGCGCGTGCAGCCCTTCCTCCTGACCCTGGAAAGCGGCGGCGGAAGCGGTCCCGCCCCCATGCTCCACAGCGGACACGAATTCGTCTACTGCCTGCGCGGCAGGTTGGAATACCAACTGGAAAAAGAGATCTTCCTGCTCGAACCGGGAGACAGCCTCCTGTTCGCGGCGAAACTGCGTCACCGCTGGCGCAACCCGGGCAACACCGTCGTCAACGCCCTGATCCTGCTCTCCGATTTCTCCGAAACCGAACGCGGCCTCGACGTCCACCAGACCAGCGCGGAGGAATAG
- a CDS encoding uridine kinase encodes MTIPLVIGIAGGSGSGKTTVAQEILQRVGPDRIAFLQHDAYYKDLSGLPPAQRAEVNFDHPNSLETELLIRHIEQLKSGQPVEIPIYDFAHHSRTAQTYPVQPRGVILVEGILLFVEPALRGLCDVKIFVDTDADIRLIRRIQRDIAERGRTVEMVVKQYLTTVRPMHLEFVEQSKRYADVIIPEGGMNVAALDMVVARIEALLK; translated from the coding sequence ATGACCATCCCTCTCGTCATTGGCATCGCGGGCGGATCGGGGTCGGGCAAGACGACCGTCGCGCAGGAAATCCTCCAGCGCGTCGGCCCGGACCGAATCGCCTTCCTCCAGCACGACGCGTATTACAAAGACCTGAGCGGACTCCCGCCAGCCCAGCGCGCCGAGGTCAACTTCGACCATCCCAACTCGCTGGAGACCGAATTGCTCATCCGACACATCGAGCAATTGAAAAGCGGACAGCCCGTCGAAATTCCCATCTATGACTTTGCTCATCACAGCCGCACCGCGCAGACGTATCCCGTCCAACCGCGCGGCGTGATCCTCGTGGAGGGGATTCTGCTCTTCGTCGAACCCGCCCTGCGCGGCCTGTGCGACGTGAAAATTTTCGTGGACACCGACGCGGACATCCGCCTCATCCGCCGCATCCAACGCGACATCGCCGAGCGTGGGCGGACGGTGGAGATGGTGGTGAAGCAGTACCTCACCACCGTCCGCCCGATGCATTTGGAGTTCGTGGAGCAGTCCAAGCGCTACGCGGACGTGATCATTCCCGAAGGCGGGATGAACGTCGCCGCGCTGGATATGGTGGTGGCGCGCATCGAGGCGCTGTTAAAGTGA
- a CDS encoding peptidylprolyl isomerase: MAKQWNTPPAMEIDPKKKYTAKMKTDVGTMVIELFADKAPKTVNNFVFLARQGFYDGVIFHRVIDNFMAQGGDPTGTGMGGPGYKFADEFHPSLRHSKRGILSMANAGPGTNGSQFFITHVPTPHLDDRHTVFGQVIEGEDVLMSIPARDPRNVNAPAVKIQGIEIVEE, from the coding sequence ATGGCAAAGCAATGGAATACCCCGCCCGCGATGGAGATTGACCCGAAGAAGAAGTACACCGCGAAAATGAAGACCGACGTCGGCACGATGGTCATCGAACTGTTCGCGGACAAGGCGCCGAAGACGGTGAACAACTTCGTCTTCCTCGCCCGCCAGGGATTTTACGACGGCGTCATCTTCCACCGCGTCATTGACAATTTCATGGCGCAGGGCGGCGACCCGACGGGGACCGGCATGGGCGGACCGGGCTATAAATTCGCGGATGAGTTCCATCCCTCGCTGCGGCACAGCAAACGCGGCATCCTTTCGATGGCGAACGCGGGCCCCGGCACCAACGGTTCGCAGTTCTTCATCACCCACGTCCCCACGCCGCACCTCGACGATCGTCACACCGTCTTCGGGCAGGTGATCGAGGGCGAGGACGTGCTGATGTCCATTCCCGCCCGCGATCCGCGCAACGTCAACGCGCCGGCGGTGAAGATTCAGGGGATCGAGATCGTGGAGGAGTAG
- a CDS encoding SNARE associated Golgi protein, which yields MIKEERAAKENVTGRAPSRLGRARVALLRALAVAAVAGISVFVFSIREHADKFAAYGYPGIFLIALLANATVFLPAPGIAVVFAMGGVFHPLGVALAAGAGGALGELSGYLAGFGGGVVVENTAAYARVQPWVQKWGGWAVLLLAALPNPFFDLAGIAAGVSRMPVWKFLLFCWVGQTVKMAAFAYAGNASLNWFFG from the coding sequence ATGATTAAGGAGGAGCGCGCCGCGAAGGAGAATGTGACGGGACGCGCGCCGTCCCGTTTGGGGAGGGCGCGCGTAGCGCTTCTGCGAGCGCTGGCGGTGGCCGCGGTGGCGGGGATCAGCGTCTTCGTCTTTTCGATCCGCGAACATGCGGATAAATTCGCGGCCTATGGCTACCCGGGCATTTTTCTCATCGCGCTGCTGGCAAACGCGACCGTCTTCCTCCCCGCGCCGGGGATCGCGGTGGTGTTCGCGATGGGGGGCGTCTTCCATCCGCTGGGCGTGGCGCTGGCGGCCGGCGCGGGCGGCGCGCTCGGCGAGTTGAGCGGATACCTGGCGGGCTTTGGCGGAGGCGTCGTCGTGGAGAACACGGCCGCGTACGCGCGCGTCCAGCCCTGGGTCCAGAAGTGGGGCGGATGGGCGGTGCTGCTGCTCGCCGCGCTCCCAAATCCGTTCTTCGACCTGGCGGGTATCGCGGCCGGCGTGTCGCGAATGCCCGTCTGGAAATTCCTGCTTTTTTGCTGGGTCGGGCAGACGGTCAAGATGGCCGCGTTCGCCTACGCGGGGAACGCCTCGCTGAATTGGTTTTTTGGATGA
- a CDS encoding signal peptidase II, translating into MKRNFLSYLPLMLFASLIVALDQWTKWLVRTNIPFGGSWLPDGLGWLMPYARIVHWYNTGAAFGMFQNGNAAFTALAIIVIIVILYYYPLVEKSEWYLRLALAMQLAGAAGNLVDRLTIGKVTDFISVGAFPVFNVADSSITVGVIVLLLGVWLKERAEKRSEQLSVSSDQPPSGDKVN; encoded by the coding sequence TTGAAACGAAACTTCCTCTCCTACCTTCCTTTAATGCTTTTCGCCAGTCTCATCGTCGCCCTCGACCAGTGGACGAAATGGCTGGTGCGGACGAACATTCCCTTCGGCGGTTCCTGGCTGCCCGACGGCCTCGGCTGGTTGATGCCCTACGCGCGCATCGTCCATTGGTACAACACGGGCGCGGCCTTCGGCATGTTCCAGAACGGCAACGCCGCGTTCACGGCGCTTGCGATCATCGTCATCATCGTCATTCTTTACTATTACCCGTTGGTGGAGAAAAGCGAATGGTACCTGCGCCTCGCGCTGGCGATGCAGCTGGCGGGCGCGGCGGGCAACCTCGTGGACCGGCTGACGATTGGCAAAGTCACCGACTTCATCTCGGTGGGCGCCTTCCCCGTCTTCAACGTCGCCGATTCGAGCATCACGGTGGGAGTGATCGTCCTGCTGCTCGGCGTCTGGCTCAAAGAACGCGCGGAAAAGCGCAGTGAACAGTTATCAGTGAGCAGTGACCAGCCGCCATCAGGCGACAAGGTTAATTAA
- a CDS encoding RluA family pseudouridine synthase encodes MTDRIESFTYAGETPERLDKFLVRCLPEFSRARLQGLVSDGFVSVNGVPARKSGQTLEPGAGVEVRVPPPVPSGIVGEDIPLDIVFENADLLAVDKPAGMVVHPAAGHASGTLVHAALGYDPDIEGIGGEERPGVVHRLDKETSGLILLAKNERAHRWLQDQFRLRKVDKTYLALVDGAPPTPSGRVEAAIGRDPNRRKQMAVVSAGRGREAVSEYRTLESFARHTLLEFHPLTGRTHQIRLHCAFLGCPIVGDKVYGRRNPTLEIDRHFLHAAKLKIVLPNEKEPRLFEARLPVELEKVLDGLRAGER; translated from the coding sequence ATGACCGATCGCATCGAATCCTTCACCTACGCGGGAGAGACTCCCGAACGGCTGGACAAGTTCCTCGTCCGCTGCCTGCCCGAATTTTCGCGGGCGCGCCTGCAGGGACTCGTCAGCGACGGATTCGTTTCGGTGAACGGCGTCCCCGCCCGAAAGTCGGGACAGACGCTCGAGCCGGGCGCGGGCGTCGAGGTGCGCGTCCCGCCTCCCGTCCCAAGCGGAATCGTCGGCGAAGACATCCCGCTCGACATCGTCTTCGAAAACGCCGACCTGCTCGCGGTGGACAAACCCGCGGGGATGGTCGTCCACCCCGCCGCGGGCCACGCCTCGGGGACTCTCGTCCATGCTGCGCTGGGCTACGATCCCGACATCGAGGGGATCGGCGGCGAGGAACGCCCGGGCGTCGTCCACCGCCTCGACAAGGAGACTTCGGGGCTGATCCTGCTGGCGAAGAACGAGCGCGCCCATCGCTGGCTCCAGGACCAATTCCGACTCCGCAAAGTGGACAAGACCTACCTCGCCCTCGTGGACGGCGCGCCGCCCACTCCCTCCGGCCGCGTGGAGGCCGCCATCGGCCGCGACCCGAACCGACGCAAACAAATGGCCGTCGTGTCCGCGGGCCGGGGACGCGAGGCCGTCAGCGAGTATCGGACGCTCGAATCGTTCGCGCGTCACACCCTGCTGGAGTTTCATCCGCTCACGGGACGCACGCACCAGATCCGCCTGCATTGCGCGTTTCTCGGATGTCCGATCGTGGGCGATAAAGTGTATGGCAGAAGGAATCCCACGCTCGAAATTGACCGTCATTTTTTGCACGCCGCGAAGTTGAAGATCGTCCTGCCGAATGAAAAGGAGCCGCGTCTTTTTGAAGCGCGGCTGCCTGTGGAATTGGAGAAGGTTTTGGATGGGTTGAGAGCGGGGGAGAGATGA